In a genomic window of Ipomoea triloba cultivar NCNSP0323 chromosome 3, ASM357664v1:
- the LOC116014398 gene encoding sucrose synthase 7-like — translation MATGPALKRSDSIADSMPEALRQSRYHMKRCFAKYTEKGSRMMKLHHLMDEMEKVIDDQAERNQVLEGLLGYILCTTMEAAVVPPHIAFATRQNPGFWEYVKVNANDLSVEGITATEYLKFKEMIVDEDWATDENALEIDFGAVELSMPHLTLSSSIGNGFNSVAKFLSTKLTGRSETAQALVKYLLSMNHHGEKLMINETLSTISKLQAALIVAEAALSSQPKDAPYLSFELMLKELGFEKGWGDTAERVQDSMRILSEVLQAPDPLNVEKFFGRLPLIFNIVLFSVHGYFGQADVLGLPDTGGQVVYVLDQVVAFEEELLSRIKQQGLNIKPQILVVTRLIPDAKGTKCNQEIEPVINTKHSHILRVPFRTENGVLDQWISRFDIYPYLERFTQDAADKIMEIMEVKPDLIIGNYSDGNLVASLMANKLGITLGTIAHALEKTKYEDSDIKWKELDPKYHFSCQFTADMIAMNSADFIITSTYQEIAGSKDRPGQYESHCAFTMPGLYRVVSGINVFDPKFNIASPGADQTVYFPYTEKQKRFTSFRPAIEELLFSKADNDEHIGYLEDKKKPIIFTMARLDTVKNTSGLTEWFGKNRRLRSLVNLVVVGGSFDPSKSKDREEAAEIKKMHALIEKYQLKGQIRWIAAQTDRLRNSELYRTVADSKGAFIQPALYEAFGLTVIEAMNCGLPTFATNQGGPAEIIVDGVSGFHIDPNNGDESSNKIADFFQKCRDNTDYWNRISDQGLKRINECYTWKIYANKVLNMGSMYGFWKTLFPDQKQASQRYIQAFYQLQYRNLVKSIPLRSNEAPEQPKQKAKPQLSQRRTQSALKRLLGV, via the exons ATGGCTACTGGTCCTGCTCTGAAACGGTCCGATTCCATAGCAGATAGCATGCCGGAGGCCTTGAGGCAAAGCCGGTACCATATGAAAAGGTGCTTTGCAAAGTACACAGAGAAAGGGAGCAGGATGATGAAGCTTCACCACTTGATGGATGAGATGGAGAAAGTGATAGATGATCAAGCTGAGAGGAACCAAGTGTTGGAAGGCTTGCTTGGCTACATTTTGTGCACTACTATG GAAGCAGCTGTTGTTCCTCCTCATATTGCCTTTGCCACCAGGCAAAATCCTGGGTTCTGGGAGTATGTTAAAGTTAATGCGAATGATCTATCCGTTGAGGGCATTACAGCTACAGAGTACTTGAAATTCAAAGAAATGATTGTGGATGAGGATTG GGCAACTGATGAAAATGCACTGGAAATTGATTTTGGAGCTGTAGAGCTCTCAATGCCTCACTTGACTTTGTCTTCTTCCATTGGCAATGGATTCAATTCTGTGGCAAAGTTCCTCAGTACAAAGCTAACTGGTAGATCAGAGACTGCACAGGCTCTTGTGAAGTATTTGCTTTCCATGAATCACCATGGAGAG AAACTGATGATCAATGAGACACTCAGCACCATCTCAAAGCTTCAGGCAGCACTCATAGTAGCTGAGGCGGCGCTCTCTTCACAGCCTAAAGATGCACCATACCTAAGCTTTGAGCTAAT GCTCAAAGAGTTGGGGTTTGAGAAGGGGTGGGGTGATACTGCTGAAAGAGTCCAGGATTCAATGAGAATACTATCTGAAGTACTTCAGGCTCCTGACCCTTTGAATGTGGAGAAATTCTTCGGTAGGCTTCCATTAATATTCAACATTGTGCTGTTCTCGGTCCATGGATACTTCGGGCAAGCAGATGTGCTAGGCCTGCCAGACACCGGTGGGCAG GTAGTTTATGTTTTGGATCAAGTGGTTGCATTTGAGGAGGAATTGCTTTCTAGAATTAAGCAGCAAGGCCTTAATATCAAGCCTCAAATACTTGTG gTAACCAGGTTGATCCCAGATGCAAAAGGAACAAAGTGCAACCAGGAAATTGAACCAGTCATCAATACAAAGCACTCCCACATCCTTAGAGTGCCATTTAGGACAGAAAATGGAGTGCTTGATCAATGGATTTCTCGATTCGATATTTATCCTTATCTTGAGAGGTTTACTCAG GACGCTGCTGACAAAATCATGGAGATAATGGAAGTAAAACCAGATCTAATTATTGGCAATTACAGTGATGGGAATTTGGTGGCATCACTCATGGCCAATAAACTGGGGATAACTCTG gGTACCATTGCACATGCCCTAGAGAAGACAAAATATGAAGATTCAGACATAAAATGGAAGGAGCTAGACCCCAAGTATCATTTCTCATGCCAATTCACTGCTGATATGATTGCAATGAATTCTGCAGATTTCATCATAACAAGCACATACCAAGAAATAGCAGGAAG CAAAGACAGGCCGGGGCAATATGAAAGCCACTGTGCATTTACCATGCCAGGGCTCTACAGGGTTGTTTCTGGCATTAATGTGTTTGATCCAAAATTCAACATTGCTTCTCCCGGGGCAGACCAAACCGTCTATTTCCCATACACGGAGAAACAGAAGCGATTCACATCATTTCGCCCTGCCATTGAAGAACTTCTCTTCAGTAAAGCAGATAACGATGAACACAT TGGATATTTGGAAGACAAAAAGAAACCAATCATATTCACCATGGCAAGGCTTGACACAGTAAAGAACACAAGTGGATTAACAGAATGGTTTGGAAAGAACAGGAGGCTGAGAAGCTTGGTCAATCTGGTTGTGGTTGGAGGTTCCTTTGATCCTTCAAAATCCAAAGACAGAGAAGAAGCAGCCGAAATTAAGAAGATGCACGCGTTGATAGAAAAATACCAACTCAAGGGCCAAATTAGATGGATAGCAGCCCAGACTGATAGACTAAGAAACAGCGAACTCTACCGCACTGTTGCAGATTCAAAGGGAGCTTTCATACAGCCTGCTTTGTATGAAGCATTTGGCCTTACAGTCATCGAGGCAATGAACTGTGGATTACCAACCTTTGCAACCAACCAAGGCGGCCCTGCAGAGATCATTGTTGATGGGGTTTCGGGCTTCCATATTGACCCCAACAACGGAGATGAATCTAGCAACAAGATTGCAGATTTCTTCCAGAAATGCAGGGATAACACTGACTACTGGAATAGGATTTCAGATCAGGGCTTAAAGCGTATAAACGAATG CTACACATGGAAGATCTATGCAAACAAGGTTTTGAACATGGGGTCTATGTATGGCTTCTGGAAGACATTGTTCCCTGATCAGAAACAAGCAAGCCAAAGATATATCCAAGCCTTCTACCAACTTCAGTACAGGAActtg GTTAAGAGTATACCACTTAGAAGCAATGAAGCTCCAGAGCAGCCAAAGCAAAAGGCCAAACCTCAGCTCTCCCAGAG GCGCACACAGTCTGCTCTAAAGAG GCTGCTTGGAGTATGA